GTGACGTTTATTTTGGGCCGGAATGGGTGGCCCGTCTCAATCGGGCCAGATCCACAGATGAGTCTGGAAGTCATCGACCGCCACAGCGAAGCACTGTTCGAGTTCCTCTGGTGTCCCGTCTGCGGGCACGAGGTATTCAGTCACATTCCCTTCGAAGGTGTGTTCTGCAAGAACTGCAACACGCAGGTCGAACTCCAAGAATCCCGAGAGACGCGCGGCTACGAGGAGGCCGTTCTCGCCTGCTTCGACACCCACTCGACGTGGAACCTCCACGTCGACGAGAAGCTCCGTCGCGACCTACCCGATGGGTCGGCACGGGTGAAGATCCTCGGCGCACCGGGTGCCTACGAGGTCGACTGGTGGAGTCCAGCACCCGGCGATGACTGGCAGCCGGTCGAACAAGGCGAGTTCGACGATGTCGACGAACCAGCCGATATCTCCCATCTCGCGTAGTACAGCTTCAGCCGTAAATTGCTAGACACCTATTGTGGAGTGTCTGTCGCTCGAATCTAGCAGTTCAGCGTTGAAGTAGCAGTAGGGGAAAGCAGTCCCTGTGGCTGTTTGTCACCCCCCGAGTGGTGCGGGGGTGCTCGAACGAGTAGCTCCCGAACAATCCGATGAGTAGACCTAGCGACCCATATTCGATCGAACAGTCACGCCCACCGAACAACTGCGACATCGCCTACGTCGGGTATCGGCAGCGCAGGCAGGCTATCGTTGAGAAACGTCCCGGCCAAGAACGGCTCACGCCAGAGCGGAGTCTCGAACTGGTGAATCACAGTCCCTCGGGATTCGAATGGGGATATGGTGGTAGTGGTCCGGCACAACTCGCGCTCGCACTCCTCCTCGACTACACAGGTAACGAAGCGTTCGCCCTCGACCACTACCAGGCGTTCAAAACCGAGGTCGTGAGCCAGCTGGACTGTGCTGGGTCTGCTCGAAGCTGGCGACTCACCGGGCCCGAGATCGACGCAGTCCTTCACGGAACACCCGGCGAGCCGGTCGCACCGTCCATCAACTAATGATCACAGAGAGCAATCTATGGTAGAACCCACTCAGCAGTCTCGTGCGAACGAGGAATCGACAGAGAATAACGAGCGACAGACACCAACCGAGTACATCGAACGTAGTGACATCGGCGTCTCACTCACCGTGAAGCTCACTCGCGGTACTGGCACCCGCGACCAAGACAAGATCGTCGCGAAGGCGAAAGGCAAGACGCTTGAAGACGCCCGCGAGGATATGGAAACCCTCCGCGAGTACATCCACGATCTCGCCGAAGACGCTCGCCAGATTCAGCCAGCAGACCCACACGAAGAGTAATTCTTTTGATAGTCGCACAGAATTGTGTAACCATAGGATGTACGAAGTATGCGGTGAGAAGGAACTCAAGGTCATCCTCGCGCTCGATCCGGGCGATTCCATCTCCGGCGTCGCGCGGAAGATCGACGAGAACCGGGAGACGATTCGGCGCGTCGTGAACCGTCTCGAGGAGGCCGGCTACGTCGCGTATGATGATGGTCTCCAGTTCCTTGATCAGACGATTCGGGATGTCGGGCTCGAGTTCCTGGCCGCAGCAGCGGCTACCTCACCGCCGTCAATCCCGGAGGCGTACGTCCTTCCGCAGTTCGCCGGCATAGACTACGCATTCACCGCTATCGATGCAGTCTACGTCTGGACTCGCGGTGGCTATCAGGTCGCTCGCGAGCCGGATGACTATCCGCTGTTCATCGCCGTCCACGAGTCCGATTTTGACGCCTGGACGGCGTTCTTCGACCGATTTGGGATCCCAACTGCGGAGGAACGCCAACCTGCCGACAAATTCGACGGTGCCATCCAGATCGTCCTCGAGCCCCGTTCAGAAATCGAGGGCGAGATGGTCGACGGACGACCCGTCATCCCGCTCCAAGAGACCGTGGCGTTCGCAAACGAGTACTACGCGACCTTCGAGTCCGCACTCGATATGCTCGGCCGGATGTACGACGATGTCGATACAGATGCGAACTATC
This DNA window, taken from Halobellus ruber, encodes the following:
- a CDS encoding DUF7389 domain-containing protein gives rise to the protein MVEPTQQSRANEESTENNERQTPTEYIERSDIGVSLTVKLTRGTGTRDQDKIVAKAKGKTLEDAREDMETLREYIHDLAEDARQIQPADPHEE
- a CDS encoding DUF6166 domain-containing protein; the protein is MSRPSDPYSIEQSRPPNNCDIAYVGYRQRRQAIVEKRPGQERLTPERSLELVNHSPSGFEWGYGGSGPAQLALALLLDYTGNEAFALDHYQAFKTEVVSQLDCAGSARSWRLTGPEIDAVLHGTPGEPVAPSIN
- a CDS encoding RNA polymerase subunit sigma-70, yielding MYEVCGEKELKVILALDPGDSISGVARKIDENRETIRRVVNRLEEAGYVAYDDGLQFLDQTIRDVGLEFLAAAAATSPPSIPEAYVLPQFAGIDYAFTAIDAVYVWTRGGYQVAREPDDYPLFIAVHESDFDAWTAFFDRFGIPTAEERQPADKFDGAIQIVLEPRSEIEGEMVDGRPVIPLQETVAFANEYYATFESALDMLGRMYDDVDTDANYRIEPV
- a CDS encoding DUF7567 family protein, which encodes MSLEVIDRHSEALFEFLWCPVCGHEVFSHIPFEGVFCKNCNTQVELQESRETRGYEEAVLACFDTHSTWNLHVDEKLRRDLPDGSARVKILGAPGAYEVDWWSPAPGDDWQPVEQGEFDDVDEPADISHLA